The Balearica regulorum gibbericeps isolate bBalReg1 chromosome 23, bBalReg1.pri, whole genome shotgun sequence sequence TGGACTTGCTAATTAATGAAGCAGCTTACCACTGCCCACCACAGATAGCTATCACAGAGAAATGTTCTTCAggtctgtttttccttctaagGTTAAAAATAGCAAGCCTCTTGCTTTTGTGTAGCCAGCACCCCTTACATTCATTCCTTGCCCTCTCCCCTTTCCATTCTAAGGTGCAAAGGACAACATCAGGAAGGAAGGCCCTTTCTAAGAAAGCCCTAGGTCTACAGCACTCTTCAActagttttgcttttgcaaacagCTTAGTTTCTGACTAAATTGGACCTGACAACTCCTGTAAAAGAGTTTGAGCAAACATAATAAACAGTTACTGTTAGCTACATTGAGTTCACCAGGTGAGCATCTTGCACACTGCCTTaaggctattttaaaaacaacagcaaaccATCACCTCCTGGACGGTAAGGTTTTGACACTAATCTGTATTTATCTACTCATTCCTAGGTGAATCTAAACTGTTTCGACCCCGAAGACCTCGGTCCAGTAGCGACGCATTGTCCGCTTCCTTCAATGGAGAGCTCTTAGGAAACATGAATCGCTGCAATTCTTACGACAACCTTCCCCACGACAACGACAGCGATGGGGACGAAGGGCTCATCCACGTTCCTGCCCTGATTTCTCCTCGATCTGCTGAAGACGTTGACCTGAGCCCACCGGATATCGGAGTCGCTAGCCTGGATTTTGACCCAATGTCTTTTCAGTGCAGCCCGCCCCAAGCAGAGTCCGAGTGCCTGGATAGCAGCACCTCCCTGCTGGAGTCAGTCAGTGTAAACAAGGAGAAGCCATGCCTACTAAAGAAGGATTTAGAATCAGGCAGCCAGTCCCAGACACCAGGCAGCGCCACGAGCTCTGAGCCAGTCTCCCCTTTCCAAGAGAAGATGAGTCCCTTCTTTACTCTGGACCTGAGCCCAACTGAAGAGAAGGCCTGCAAACCCCTCGCCTTCTCACCCAAGATGGGGCGAAAGCCCATCAAATCGCCGCCGCCTACGTCAGAACCCGTCTCCTTCGCGCTGCCCAGCCGCGTGTCAGAAGCGATTGGAGGAGCGCCCATCACATCCAGAAAttcctctgcttccagctgGAGCAAAGGGATTGGCATCACTGAAATCACAAACAGGTCCCCAACCCAGATGTCCTTGCCcctgaaaaacagtgaaacgggagcaggggaaggagcccaccaagagctACAACATGCCCAGCTAGTGGCTGCTGGCAAGCCCGAGTTGCCAGAAGAAGGGGAGAGACCAATGTCAAGCAGTCAGAATAAGACTGTACCCACTGGACACACAAAGCCAGGTACAGTGCATTTTCCTCCATTCTTTCTTTAAGTTCCAAAGGGGACCTGCTCTCAGAAACATCCTCCTCTGCGTGCCTTTTAGGAGAGGGGATTGCCCATCAGTTCTGATCACAAGTGTCTTGCAGGGCTGCGCAGATCAGTAAGGTCTTAACCTCTGCCTTCTCCCTACATCACACAAGTCTCAGATAATTTTCCATAATACTTTATATAccgctttttttttccccatcctgtcATACATGAAAAGCTCTAGCATGTGCTTCTAAATCATTTCAGCCAATAGACCATTTAagacttccttttttaattaaaaatctgccAACACTCGAAGAAGGGACCTTTTCGCCTAAAACCTTATGATCAAAATTGTATAAGGGTATCTCATTCTCTGCTACCTACTTCCTACCTCTCTAGAAATGCAAGAGGAACCCTTTAGACAAtctcttgtgtttttttcctttttgtgatgAACTGCTGTGCTATTGAGCAGCATTTGCATGTGAGACAGAAGATACAGTGTTTCACATCTGAAGGAATTGCCACTGTGAAAGTGTGGAAAGCCTCTGTTTTTTTATAATGGTCATTAAGGCTAGGTCACTCTCCTTATTGGGTAACATAAAATCACTCACTCTCTCAATTTTCCCCCCATTAGGAGCAGTTGCCCTCGACTCCCCCCAGGATCCTGTTCCCGTCAGTTCTGTGTCTCttatccctcctcctcctccgaaAAATGCAGCGCGCATGCTAGCCCTAGCGTTAGCCGAGTCCGCACAGCAAGCATCCGCTCAGTCTCAGAAAAGGCCAGGAGATGCTCATTCTGAAAGCACAAATTACGGAGAGACTGAAGCTGGCACAGCTCTAGAAAAGCTCCATCTCTCTGCTGGTGCTCCAGACAAGCTCCACCTGTATACCGGTCTGCCCGAGAACCGACTTCACTTCCAGACCGGTGCACCAGTAGAGCAGGATTTCCAAGGTAGCAGCAGCACACCCGGGGAGCAGAACCACCCACTGGGTGCACCTGGAAACCGGGACTCCCCACCTCTCCACCCTGGCGTGCCTGGGGACATGCCCGGTAGCAGagatgcagagcaggagcagtcCAGCTTCCATCCTGGTAAACCAGGGGACAAAGATCACTTCCCCTCCCACGCTGGGGACTGGGAGCACACACCCCACCATACTCCAGGTGCGCTGCCTGACTGGGAAGCACCCACCACAGACTCTTCTGTAGATAAGCCCCACCACCGTGCATGCGTGTCTGGGGACAAGCACCACGTTCCTATCTGCACAACCGATGACAAACTTCAGTCTCCTCCTGTCGTAACTGCCGGGGAGAAAAGCACCCCGGCTTCAATGCCGTATTTAACAACCATCCAGACAACAGCAACTGAGCCTAACCGTGAACCAGCAGGTCCAGCCACGACTCAGGCAGACGTCGCAGTTACAGCTGCGCAGCGCACGCTCACGACCGGCCAGCCCGTCCCGCCGCAGAGGCAAGATCACCAGGCGGCAATGGGACAAGTGCCAGCGGCCTCCGCGAAAGCCTCGAGTAGTTCCAGTCAGGTAGGTGGATGTGCCCCCCAGCCTGGCACATACTTTGCGAGCACAGCGTGGGTGCAGAGCTAATCTGTAATTGTAGGAGGCTGAGCTCTGGGATAGTCGGCCCAAACCTGAATGGCAAGAGGCAGGGGAATCTCAGATTACTGGAAATTGCACTTGTACGAAAGACACAGCCTTACAGGAAAGGAGCGCAAAATTTCTTAAGGGAACATTCCAATCATTGGTTTTACGGAAACAAGTGTCCGCTGGGGTGACTGGTACAGGGAATGCTAGTTTAGAAGTGCTCAGACACAAGAatttttgcttctctcttcAATGAGGCTGACACCGTACTCTTCCAACAGTCTTTAATAAAGCAGGTCAGATTCCTGGTGTGAAAGTTAGACATGGAAACGTCCACTCAGGAATCCCACCTACCCATTGCCCATGAAGCATGCACGCCTGCAGCCTGTCTGCAAGTTTAAGGAAGGGTTTTCTGCTCTAGTACACTACTTATCTGCTCACCAAGGCGTGAGGAGTTTATATCCAGCTATTTCATTAAGCAGACCATTTATAAGCAGACCACCTTAACAAAACACTATAGCAACAGGTAAAACACAGTTGCCACAAAGAGACAGCCACGTCCTCCCCTTTCTCTAGTTTGAGATTTGCAGAGTGCCAGTTGTGACAGGTCCTGAAGTCTCCCAGAGGCACCACGCTGCCCTTGCTGCGGAAGGGAGCATACACACCTCCTCTTCTACAGCGAGCAGCACTAGCTCTCCACAGcaaacagaagctgcagaaaaaaaacctcaattGAACTAATTCATACAAGTGTCTGTGATATTTTAACTGCAGAATAGGAGCAAGGAAGAAGATGCTTGCCTCTAATTTCTGCTGGTTTCTTCCCTATAGGTTTGGGGCCCAACCGCACCTGAAAAGTCACCTGAGCCCACACCTGGTTTTGTCTCAGAAAGCAGTTCTACCACCCGCTGCTCTTCCTCTGTGCCCACGGGCCACCAGAGCCATTTGGAAAAGCCTCGGGAGACTACGAGGGCTCCCCCGCTGCACCTGCGGTCCGAGTCCGTCCCTACTCACTCTTCCTACAGCTTTACACCCCCCGTCCCGCCTGTGAGAACGCTGGAAAGCAAAATCGCTGCCGCCATGCACTCAAACAACACGGATGCCATCAACAACTCCAATTATCAcgccttcctttcttcctccatgcTGGCCTCCTCTGTGGAGGAAGCCCTGCTGCCACCGCCACCACCTCCTCCGCCCAAGCATGCTTCCCTGCAGTCCGTGTACGTGCCACATCCCAAGCCAGAGAGCATCCCTGAGCCCTCCGGGCCAGACAGCTACCTGCACCACAAGCCTCCTTCCATTCATCAGTACAGGCCCGAGAGCGTTCCTCCCCACATCTACCACAGCAAGCCTGACCAGCACCAAGCCTACCCGCCTCGGTCAGAGACACCCACTTCTGCGAGCACTCGCTACAACACCTACACAAACCAAGGGAAGAGCACCTCAGCTCTGCACTCCAAGCCACGCAGCCGGACAGAGTTTGTGTCCTCGGTGAGCCCGACAGGCCTGCGTAACGCCAGCTATGCCGAGGATGCTCCACCCTACCCCACTATCCGAAGGGTTCAGTCGCTGCACGTCCCCACCCCTGCTGCCTCCGCTATCCGCTCCGTTCCCATTTCACGGACCGAGGTACCTCCGGACGACGAGCCAGTGTACTGCCCACGGCCCCTCTATCAGTACAAGCCATATCAGCCCCACTCCGACTACCACGTAACTCAGCTGCAGCCTTACTTTGAGAACGGGCGGGTACATTACCGCTACAGCCCTTACTCCAGCTCTTCCGGATCCTCTTACTACACCACTGCTGATGGGAGCTTTTATGACCTAGACCCCTACAACACTGTGCGGGTCCGGCCTTTCCACCCCCTGCCCAGCCGAGACTTCGCATCGTACGCCTCCCGGCTGCAAAGCAAAGGCCTGTACCGCTATCCCAGCTTGTCCGCCTACCCTCGGGGTGGCCTCATCGGCCACCTGGCAGGCAAAGAGCACAGCTTCATCAGCAGAGATGTGCCTCCTGCCCCGGACATCAAGCACATGTACATGTCGTGGGACCTCGAGGACATGGAGAAGTACCGCATGCAGTCTATTCGCCGGGAGAGCCGCACGCGCCAGAAAGTGAAAGGGCCAGTGATGTCCCAGTACGATAACGTGACCccgctgctgcaggaggaactGGGAGGACTGGATGTGATTCACTTGCGCAGCAAGTCAGATCCTGGGAAAACTGGCCTCCTCACTgtggcagaagggaaggagggcaggTACCCGGCCAAAGCCGCTACGCCCGAGGGGGACGAGCGTTACTACATGCAGCACCCTGAGCCAGAGCTGGACAGAGCCCACTACCACGGAGCCTACGGGAACGGGCAGTCGGAGAAGCCGTCCCTTCcccagaagcagagcagcatCCGGAACAGGAAGCTGCCTGAGCCCGGCTGCAGCACTAACGAACACAGGACGCACTTGCAGCAGGAAGCAAGCCATAGGCAGCCTTCCGAATCCAAAAACGGGCCCCCTTATCCCGACTACAGGCCCAAAGGTGGCCCAGAGCCCTCCGAGCCCATCGGTTACCAGCACTCGGGCGGGAAGTACATCCCAGCGAACCAGGAGACCCTGAGACTGAACCACAAGGAGGTGAGGTTGGCAGAGGACAGGCCAGATTTGGAGAGGTCTCGAGCCAGACCGAGCACATCCATGGAGAAGCACTCCAGAGACTGCTACAAAGAAGAGGAGCACGGCACCTCTCCCATGGCACCACCGCCCAAGCCCGAACGGAGCCACAGCCTCAGAATGCAGCACCCCGAAACCATGGAGAGAGACTCTGCCCTCCTCTACCCATACCAAACCCTTGGGAAACGCCAAAGCACTATGACTGTGGTGTCCCAGTATGATAATTTGGAGGATTACCATACCATGCCTCAGCACCAAAGAGGGGGCTATGGTGGAGGAGGGGGGTTTGCGCCCCCCAGTTTTACCCATGTGCACAGTAGAACTTACGCCACGGCCCTCGGCCAGGGAGCCTTCCTCCCGACGGAGCTGTGTTTGCAGAGGCCTGAAACAGAGGTCCATGTTGAGTGAGCTGGcgtggggggaaggagggataGAGTCTAAGCAGCCTCTGCTGGACAGCggactgttttattttttcagtgacgaaaaaaaaaaataacaaacctaAC is a genomic window containing:
- the ARHGAP32 gene encoding rho GTPase-activating protein 32 isoform X5, with the translated sequence MDSVKPGSAYVTEALNQSQLSSVSKKHGKLITFLRTFMKSRPTKQKLKQRGILKERVFGCDLGEHLLNSGHDVPQVLKSCTEFIEKHGIVDGIYRLSGIASNIQKLRHEFDSEQIPDLTKDIYIQDIHCVGSLCKLYFRELPNPLLTYQLYEKFSDAVSAATDEERLVKIHDVIQQLPPPHYRTLEFLMRHLARLADYCSITNMHTKNLAIVWAPNLLRSKQIESACFSGTAAFMEVRIQSVVVEFILNHVDVLFSSKLSSVIRDGAGHSSLSRPKSLLVSSPSTKLLTLEEAQARTQAQINSPIVADSKYIEVGEGPAALQGKFHTVIDFPSERKRPPSKMKKSPVGSWRSFFNLGKSSSVSKRKLQRNPSEPSEMKAIALAGGRGDSGTLRSAKSEESLTSLHAVDGESKLFRPRRPRSSSDALSASFNGELLGNMNRCNSYDNLPHDNDSDGDEGLIHVPALISPRSAEDVDLSPPDIGVASLDFDPMSFQCSPPQAESECLDSSTSLLESVSVNKEKPCLLKKDLESGSQSQTPGSATSSEPVSPFQEKMSPFFTLDLSPTEEKACKPLAFSPKMGRKPIKSPPPTSEPVSFALPSRVSEAIGGAPITSRNSSASSWSKGIGITEITNRSPTQMSLPLKNSETGAGEGAHQELQHAQLVAAGKPELPEEGERPMSSSQNKTVPTGHTKPGAVALDSPQDPVPVSSVSLIPPPPPKNAARMLALALAESAQQASAQSQKRPGDAHSESTNYGETEAGTALEKLHLSAGAPDKLHLYTGLPENRLHFQTGAPVEQDFQGSSSTPGEQNHPLGAPGNRDSPPLHPGVPGDMPGSRDAEQEQSSFHPGKPGDKDHFPSHAGDWEHTPHHTPGALPDWEAPTTDSSVDKPHHRACVSGDKHHVPICTTDDKLQSPPVVTAGEKSTPASMPYLTTIQTTATEPNREPAGPATTQADVAVTAAQRTLTTGQPVPPQRQDHQAAMGQVPAASAKASSSSSQVWGPTAPEKSPEPTPGFVSESSSTTRCSSSVPTGHQSHLEKPRETTRAPPLHLRSESVPTHSSYSFTPPVPPVRTLESKIAAAMHSNNTDAINNSNYHAFLSSSMLASSVEEALLPPPPPPPPKHASLQSVYVPHPKPESIPEPSGPDSYLHHKPPSIHQYRPESVPPHIYHSKPDQHQAYPPRSETPTSASTRYNTYTNQGKSTSALHSKPRSRTEFVSSVSPTGLRNASYAEDAPPYPTIRRVQSLHVPTPAASAIRSVPISRTEVPPDDEPVYCPRPLYQYKPYQPHSDYHVTQLQPYFENGRVHYRYSPYSSSSGSSYYTTADGSFYDLDPYNTVRVRPFHPLPSRDFASYASRLQSKGLYRYPSLSAYPRGGLIGHLAGKEHSFISRDVPPAPDIKHMYMSWDLEDMEKYRMQSIRRESRTRQKVKGPVMSQYDNVTPLLQEELGGLDVIHLRSKSDPGKTGLLTVAEGKEGRYPAKAATPEGDERYYMQHPEPELDRAHYHGAYGNGQSEKPSLPQKQSSIRNRKLPEPGCSTNEHRTHLQQEASHRQPSESKNGPPYPDYRPKGGPEPSEPIGYQHSGGKYIPANQETLRLNHKEVRLAEDRPDLERSRARPSTSMEKHSRDCYKEEEHGTSPMAPPPKPERSHSLRMQHPETMERDSALLYPYQTLGKRQSTMTVVSQYDNLEDYHTMPQHQRGGYGGGGGFAPPSFTHVHSRTYATALGQGAFLPTELCLQRPETEVHVE
- the ARHGAP32 gene encoding rho GTPase-activating protein 32 isoform X6 — translated: MKSRPTKQKLKQRGILKERVFGCDLGEHLLNSGHDVPQVLKSCTEFIEKHGIVDGIYRLSGIASNIQKLRHEFDSEQIPDLTKDIYIQDIHCVGSLCKLYFRELPNPLLTYQLYEKFSDAVSAATDEERLVKIHDVIQQLPPPHYRTLEFLMRHLARLADYCSITNMHTKNLAIVWAPNLLRSKQIESACFSGTAAFMEVRIQSVVVEFILNHVDVLFSSKLSSVIRDGAGHSSLSRPKSLLVSSPSTKLLTLEEAQARTQAQINSPIVADSKYIEVGEGPAALQGKFHTVIDFPSERKRPPSKMKKSPVGSWRSFFNLGKSSSVSKRKLQRNPSEPSEMKAIALAGGRGDSGTLRSAKSEESLTSLHAVDGESKLFRPRRPRSSSDALSASFNGELLGNMNRCNSYDNLPHDNDSDGDEGLIHVPALISPRSAEDVDLSPPDIGVASLDFDPMSFQCSPPQAESECLDSSTSLLESVSVNKEKPCLLKKDLESGSQSQTPGSATSSEPVSPFQEKMSPFFTLDLSPTEEKACKPLAFSPKMGRKPIKSPPPTSEPVSFALPSRVSEAIGGAPITSRNSSASSWSKGIGITEITNRSPTQMSLPLKNSETGAGEGAHQELQHAQLVAAGKPELPEEGERPMSSSQNKTVPTGHTKPGAVALDSPQDPVPVSSVSLIPPPPPKNAARMLALALAESAQQASAQSQKRPGDAHSESTNYGETEAGTALEKLHLSAGAPDKLHLYTGLPENRLHFQTGAPVEQDFQGSSSTPGEQNHPLGAPGNRDSPPLHPGVPGDMPGSRDAEQEQSSFHPGKPGDKDHFPSHAGDWEHTPHHTPGALPDWEAPTTDSSVDKPHHRACVSGDKHHVPICTTDDKLQSPPVVTAGEKSTPASMPYLTTIQTTATEPNREPAGPATTQADVAVTAAQRTLTTGQPVPPQRQDHQAAMGQVPAASAKASSSSSQVWGPTAPEKSPEPTPGFVSESSSTTRCSSSVPTGHQSHLEKPRETTRAPPLHLRSESVPTHSSYSFTPPVPPVRTLESKIAAAMHSNNTDAINNSNYHAFLSSSMLASSVEEALLPPPPPPPPKHASLQSVYVPHPKPESIPEPSGPDSYLHHKPPSIHQYRPESVPPHIYHSKPDQHQAYPPRSETPTSASTRYNTYTNQGKSTSALHSKPRSRTEFVSSVSPTGLRNASYAEDAPPYPTIRRVQSLHVPTPAASAIRSVPISRTEVPPDDEPVYCPRPLYQYKPYQPHSDYHVTQLQPYFENGRVHYRYSPYSSSSGSSYYTTADGSFYDLDPYNTVRVRPFHPLPSRDFASYASRLQSKGLYRYPSLSAYPRGGLIGHLAGKEHSFISRDVPPAPDIKHMYMSWDLEDMEKYRMQSIRRESRTRQKVKGPVMSQYDNVTPLLQEELGGLDVIHLRSKSDPGKTGLLTVAEGKEGRYPAKAATPEGDERYYMQHPEPELDRAHYHGAYGNGQSEKPSLPQKQSSIRNRKLPEPGCSTNEHRTHLQQEASHRQPSESKNGPPYPDYRPKGGPEPSEPIGYQHSGGKYIPANQETLRLNHKEVRLAEDRPDLERSRARPSTSMEKHSRDCYKEEEHGTSPMAPPPKPERSHSLRMQHPETMERDSALLYPYQTLGKRQSTMTVVSQYDNLEDYHTMPQHQRGGYGGGGGFAPPSFTHVHSRTYATALGQGAFLPTELCLQRPETEVHVE
- the ARHGAP32 gene encoding rho GTPase-activating protein 32 isoform X1 — protein: MEGGTGAAAPAFTNIYTAAFTAGTIGTRSNLDESERMMKSSVHTEEDDFVPELQRSIHPRERPDWEETLSAMARGADIPDIPGELPLRTCGSTASMKVKNVKKYINPGLMGCDAFHRLSFTKGHFPKMAECAHFHYENVDFGNIQLSLPEEQNEVTRNGCESKELVYLVQISCQGRSWIVKRSYEDFRVLDKHLHLCIYDRRFSQLSELPRSDALKDSPELVTQMLMAYLSRLSAIAGNKINCGPALTWMEIDNKGNHLLVHEESSINVPAIAAAHVIKRYIAQAADELSFEVGDIVSVIDMPPKELTTWWRGKHGFQVGFFPSECVELINDKVPQSVTNSVPKPVSKKHGKLITFLRTFMKSRPTKQKLKQRGILKERVFGCDLGEHLLNSGHDVPQVLKSCTEFIEKHGIVDGIYRLSGIASNIQKLRHEFDSEQIPDLTKDIYIQDIHCVGSLCKLYFRELPNPLLTYQLYEKFSDAVSAATDEERLVKIHDVIQQLPPPHYRTLEFLMRHLARLADYCSITNMHTKNLAIVWAPNLLRSKQIESACFSGTAAFMEVRIQSVVVEFILNHVDVLFSSKLSSVIRDGAGHSSLSRPKSLLVSSPSTKLLTLEEAQARTQAQINSPIVADSKYIEVGEGPAALQGKFHTVIDFPSERKRPPSKMKKSPVGSWRSFFNLGKSSSVSKRKLQRNPSEPSEMKAIALAGGRGDSGTLRSAKSEESLTSLHAVDGESKLFRPRRPRSSSDALSASFNGELLGNMNRCNSYDNLPHDNDSDGDEGLIHVPALISPRSAEDVDLSPPDIGVASLDFDPMSFQCSPPQAESECLDSSTSLLESVSVNKEKPCLLKKDLESGSQSQTPGSATSSEPVSPFQEKMSPFFTLDLSPTEEKACKPLAFSPKMGRKPIKSPPPTSEPVSFALPSRVSEAIGGAPITSRNSSASSWSKGIGITEITNRSPTQMSLPLKNSETGAGEGAHQELQHAQLVAAGKPELPEEGERPMSSSQNKTVPTGHTKPGAVALDSPQDPVPVSSVSLIPPPPPKNAARMLALALAESAQQASAQSQKRPGDAHSESTNYGETEAGTALEKLHLSAGAPDKLHLYTGLPENRLHFQTGAPVEQDFQGSSSTPGEQNHPLGAPGNRDSPPLHPGVPGDMPGSRDAEQEQSSFHPGKPGDKDHFPSHAGDWEHTPHHTPGALPDWEAPTTDSSVDKPHHRACVSGDKHHVPICTTDDKLQSPPVVTAGEKSTPASMPYLTTIQTTATEPNREPAGPATTQADVAVTAAQRTLTTGQPVPPQRQDHQAAMGQVPAASAKASSSSSQVWGPTAPEKSPEPTPGFVSESSSTTRCSSSVPTGHQSHLEKPRETTRAPPLHLRSESVPTHSSYSFTPPVPPVRTLESKIAAAMHSNNTDAINNSNYHAFLSSSMLASSVEEALLPPPPPPPPKHASLQSVYVPHPKPESIPEPSGPDSYLHHKPPSIHQYRPESVPPHIYHSKPDQHQAYPPRSETPTSASTRYNTYTNQGKSTSALHSKPRSRTEFVSSVSPTGLRNASYAEDAPPYPTIRRVQSLHVPTPAASAIRSVPISRTEVPPDDEPVYCPRPLYQYKPYQPHSDYHVTQLQPYFENGRVHYRYSPYSSSSGSSYYTTADGSFYDLDPYNTVRVRPFHPLPSRDFASYASRLQSKGLYRYPSLSAYPRGGLIGHLAGKEHSFISRDVPPAPDIKHMYMSWDLEDMEKYRMQSIRRESRTRQKVKGPVMSQYDNVTPLLQEELGGLDVIHLRSKSDPGKTGLLTVAEGKEGRYPAKAATPEGDERYYMQHPEPELDRAHYHGAYGNGQSEKPSLPQKQSSIRNRKLPEPGCSTNEHRTHLQQEASHRQPSESKNGPPYPDYRPKGGPEPSEPIGYQHSGGKYIPANQETLRLNHKEVRLAEDRPDLERSRARPSTSMEKHSRDCYKEEEHGTSPMAPPPKPERSHSLRMQHPETMERDSALLYPYQTLGKRQSTMTVVSQYDNLEDYHTMPQHQRGGYGGGGGFAPPSFTHVHSRTYATALGQGAFLPTELCLQRPETEVHVE
- the ARHGAP32 gene encoding rho GTPase-activating protein 32 isoform X2, with product MEGGTGAAAPAFTNIYTAAFTAGTIGTRSNLDESERMMKSSVHTEEDDFVPELQRSIHPRERPDWEETLSAMARGADIPDIPGELPLRTCGSTASMKVKNVKKLSFTKGHFPKMAECAHFHYENVDFGNIQLSLPEEQNEVTRNGCESKELVYLVQISCQGRSWIVKRSYEDFRVLDKHLHLCIYDRRFSQLSELPRSDALKDSPELVTQMLMAYLSRLSAIAGNKINCGPALTWMEIDNKGNHLLVHEESSINVPAIAAAHVIKRYIAQAADELSFEVGDIVSVIDMPPKELTTWWRGKHGFQVGFFPSECVELINDKVPQSVTNSVPKPVSKKHGKLITFLRTFMKSRPTKQKLKQRGILKERVFGCDLGEHLLNSGHDVPQVLKSCTEFIEKHGIVDGIYRLSGIASNIQKLRHEFDSEQIPDLTKDIYIQDIHCVGSLCKLYFRELPNPLLTYQLYEKFSDAVSAATDEERLVKIHDVIQQLPPPHYRTLEFLMRHLARLADYCSITNMHTKNLAIVWAPNLLRSKQIESACFSGTAAFMEVRIQSVVVEFILNHVDVLFSSKLSSVIRDGAGHSSLSRPKSLLVSSPSTKLLTLEEAQARTQAQINSPIVADSKYIEVGEGPAALQGKFHTVIDFPSERKRPPSKMKKSPVGSWRSFFNLGKSSSVSKRKLQRNPSEPSEMKAIALAGGRGDSGTLRSAKSEESLTSLHAVDGESKLFRPRRPRSSSDALSASFNGELLGNMNRCNSYDNLPHDNDSDGDEGLIHVPALISPRSAEDVDLSPPDIGVASLDFDPMSFQCSPPQAESECLDSSTSLLESVSVNKEKPCLLKKDLESGSQSQTPGSATSSEPVSPFQEKMSPFFTLDLSPTEEKACKPLAFSPKMGRKPIKSPPPTSEPVSFALPSRVSEAIGGAPITSRNSSASSWSKGIGITEITNRSPTQMSLPLKNSETGAGEGAHQELQHAQLVAAGKPELPEEGERPMSSSQNKTVPTGHTKPGAVALDSPQDPVPVSSVSLIPPPPPKNAARMLALALAESAQQASAQSQKRPGDAHSESTNYGETEAGTALEKLHLSAGAPDKLHLYTGLPENRLHFQTGAPVEQDFQGSSSTPGEQNHPLGAPGNRDSPPLHPGVPGDMPGSRDAEQEQSSFHPGKPGDKDHFPSHAGDWEHTPHHTPGALPDWEAPTTDSSVDKPHHRACVSGDKHHVPICTTDDKLQSPPVVTAGEKSTPASMPYLTTIQTTATEPNREPAGPATTQADVAVTAAQRTLTTGQPVPPQRQDHQAAMGQVPAASAKASSSSSQVWGPTAPEKSPEPTPGFVSESSSTTRCSSSVPTGHQSHLEKPRETTRAPPLHLRSESVPTHSSYSFTPPVPPVRTLESKIAAAMHSNNTDAINNSNYHAFLSSSMLASSVEEALLPPPPPPPPKHASLQSVYVPHPKPESIPEPSGPDSYLHHKPPSIHQYRPESVPPHIYHSKPDQHQAYPPRSETPTSASTRYNTYTNQGKSTSALHSKPRSRTEFVSSVSPTGLRNASYAEDAPPYPTIRRVQSLHVPTPAASAIRSVPISRTEVPPDDEPVYCPRPLYQYKPYQPHSDYHVTQLQPYFENGRVHYRYSPYSSSSGSSYYTTADGSFYDLDPYNTVRVRPFHPLPSRDFASYASRLQSKGLYRYPSLSAYPRGGLIGHLAGKEHSFISRDVPPAPDIKHMYMSWDLEDMEKYRMQSIRRESRTRQKVKGPVMSQYDNVTPLLQEELGGLDVIHLRSKSDPGKTGLLTVAEGKEGRYPAKAATPEGDERYYMQHPEPELDRAHYHGAYGNGQSEKPSLPQKQSSIRNRKLPEPGCSTNEHRTHLQQEASHRQPSESKNGPPYPDYRPKGGPEPSEPIGYQHSGGKYIPANQETLRLNHKEVRLAEDRPDLERSRARPSTSMEKHSRDCYKEEEHGTSPMAPPPKPERSHSLRMQHPETMERDSALLYPYQTLGKRQSTMTVVSQYDNLEDYHTMPQHQRGGYGGGGGFAPPSFTHVHSRTYATALGQGAFLPTELCLQRPETEVHVE